In one window of Desulfuromonas sp. DNA:
- a CDS encoding YceH family protein, translating into METATTLDVIEARVLGCLVEKEMATPDYYPLSLNALTNACNQKSNRNPVMALEEADAARALERLRAVGLAVAAASGGRVPKYGHNLRGKLMLDEDELALLCMLLLRGPQTVGELRGRTERMHPFAELAEVEAALQVLADKEPPLAVKLPRQPGRKENRFAHLLCGEPETESEGNAPPAEAATLRVRAENERIAALEEEVAALREELEGLKTAMAEFKSQFE; encoded by the coding sequence ATGGAGACTGCAACGACTCTGGACGTGATCGAGGCGCGGGTGCTCGGATGTCTGGTGGAGAAGGAAATGGCCACCCCCGACTACTACCCCTTGTCCCTCAACGCCCTGACCAACGCCTGCAACCAGAAGAGCAACCGCAACCCGGTGATGGCTCTCGAGGAGGCCGACGCGGCCCGGGCTCTGGAGCGGCTGCGCGCCGTCGGGCTCGCCGTCGCCGCGGCCAGCGGCGGGCGGGTTCCCAAGTACGGCCACAACCTGCGGGGCAAACTGATGCTCGACGAGGACGAGCTCGCCCTGCTCTGCATGCTGTTGCTGAGGGGGCCTCAGACCGTCGGCGAGTTGCGCGGCCGGACCGAGCGCATGCACCCCTTCGCCGAGCTGGCCGAAGTCGAAGCGGCGCTGCAGGTCCTGGCCGACAAGGAGCCTCCTCTGGCCGTCAAGCTTCCCCGGCAGCCCGGGCGCAAGGAAAACCGCTTCGCCCACCTCCTCTGCGGGGAACCCGAGACCGAGAGCGAGGGGAACGCCCCGCCGGCCGAGGCGGCGACCCTCCGGGTGCGGGCCGAGAACGAGCGCATCGCGGCCCTGGAGGAAGAGGTTGCAGCCCTGCGCGAGGAACTGGAAGGGCTCAAGACGGCGATGGCGGAGTTCAAGTCCCAGT
- a CDS encoding pseudouridine synthase, with protein sequence MTGEALDILYSDEHLVVVDKPAGLLVHRSPIARRETRFALQIVRDQLGRRVYPAHRLDKPTSGALLFGLCPESAARLSGLFAGGEVEKAYLAVVRGVAAEHGVIDHPLAERPEKLRDPREGEPRRAITEYRRLAAVELPFAVGRYPTSRYSLVEARPRTGRRHQLRRHFKHVFHPIVGDTKYGEGRHNRFFREDLASSRMLLAAVEISFDHPFTGRRVSVTAPLSAGFRTVIDRLGWSGSVPSRWLARGEFGATIDSENGP encoded by the coding sequence ATGACCGGGGAGGCCCTCGACATCCTTTATTCCGACGAGCACCTGGTGGTGGTCGACAAGCCCGCCGGGCTCCTCGTCCACCGCAGCCCCATCGCCCGCCGCGAGACCCGTTTCGCCCTGCAAATCGTGCGCGATCAGCTCGGCCGCCGCGTCTACCCCGCGCACCGCCTCGACAAGCCGACCTCCGGGGCGCTGTTGTTTGGCCTCTGCCCGGAGAGCGCCGCTCGGCTCTCCGGTCTGTTCGCCGGGGGAGAGGTTGAGAAGGCATACCTCGCGGTGGTGCGGGGGGTCGCCGCCGAGCACGGAGTGATCGATCACCCCCTGGCCGAGCGGCCCGAGAAGTTGCGCGACCCGCGGGAGGGGGAGCCCCGCCGGGCCATCACTGAATACCGCCGCCTCGCCGCAGTCGAGCTCCCCTTTGCCGTGGGGCGCTACCCCACCAGTCGCTACAGCCTCGTGGAGGCGCGCCCTCGCACCGGCCGCAGGCACCAGCTGCGGCGCCACTTCAAGCACGTCTTCCACCCCATCGTCGGCGATACCAAGTACGGCGAGGGCCGCCACAACCGCTTCTTCCGCGAGGACCTCGCCTCCTCCCGAATGCTCCTCGCCGCGGTCGAGATATCCTTCGACCATCCCTTCACCGGCCGGCGGGTAAGCGTTACGGCTCCTCTTTCGGCCGGCTTCCGCACCGTCATCGACCGGCTCGGCTGGAGCGGTTCGGTTCCCTCGCGCTGGTTGGCCAGGGGGGAATTCGGCGCTACAATCGATTCTGAAAACGGCCCCTGA
- a CDS encoding methyltransferase yields MDRSSRNRLNERLLPQFPGETLFDRVARAACRAGCLPRKELYEAWEVARRVRRRFRGGRVVDLACGHGLLAQLLVLLDDSSSEALAVDRSIPATAGRLASVLQADWPRLGGRVRLVEADLEEVELEENDLVVSVHTCGELTDLVLERATSAGARLAVLPCCHALDGADLGGLQGWLDGPLAIDVVRVLRLRNLGYRVYTGQIPGDITPKNRLLIAEPEGRCR; encoded by the coding sequence CTTTTCGACCGCGTCGCCCGGGCGGCCTGCCGTGCCGGCTGCCTGCCTCGCAAGGAGCTCTACGAAGCCTGGGAGGTGGCTCGCCGGGTGCGCCGCCGTTTCCGCGGGGGGCGGGTCGTCGATCTGGCCTGCGGGCACGGGCTGCTGGCCCAGCTCCTGGTGCTTCTCGACGACAGCTCCTCCGAAGCCTTGGCCGTGGACCGGAGCATTCCCGCCACCGCCGGCCGTCTCGCCTCGGTCCTGCAGGCCGACTGGCCCCGCCTTGGCGGGAGGGTGCGGCTGGTCGAAGCGGACCTGGAGGAGGTGGAACTGGAGGAAAACGACCTGGTCGTCTCCGTCCACACCTGCGGCGAATTGACGGATCTCGTGCTGGAGCGGGCCACATCCGCCGGCGCTCGCCTCGCCGTTCTGCCCTGCTGCCATGCTCTCGACGGGGCCGATCTCGGAGGCCTGCAGGGCTGGCTCGACGGCCCGCTGGCGATCGACGTGGTCCGTGTCCTTCGGTTGCGGAACCTCGGCTACCGGGTTTACACCGGGCAGATCCCCGGTGACATCACCCCAAAGAACCGCCTGCTGATCGCCGAGCCCGAGGGGCGCTGCCGATGA